One Panicum virgatum strain AP13 chromosome 3N, P.virgatum_v5, whole genome shotgun sequence DNA segment encodes these proteins:
- the LOC120666458 gene encoding CTP synthase-like isoform X2, whose translation MSSPPGEQPTAAATKYVLITGGVVSGLGKGVTASSVGVVLKACGLRVTCIKIDPYLNTDAGTMSPFEHGEVFVLDDGGEVDLDLGNYERFIDVTLTRDNNITTGKIYQSVIEKERKGDYLGKTVQVVPHVTDEIKQWIQSVSSVPVDGQTRPADVCVIELGGTVGDIESMPFIEALRQLSFSLGKENFCLIHVSLVPVLGVVGEQKTKPTQHSVRELRALGLTPDLLACRSAQPLIGSVKEKLSQFCHVPVENILNIHDVPNLWHVPLILRNQKAHEAIIKQLNLAGSAGPPELRDWTEMAESYDNLKNSVKIALVGKYTNLTDSYLSVVKICAKCSFKYFMVTTMFCMCQME comes from the exons ATGTCCTCGCCGCCGGGAGAGCAGCCGACGGCCGCGGCCACCAAGTACGTGCTGATCACGGGCGGCGTCGTCAGCGGGCTCGGCAAGGGCGTCACCGCCAGCAGCGTCGGCGTCGTCCTCAAGGCCTGCGGCCTCCGCGTCACCTGCATCAAGATCG ATCCATACTTGAACACAGATGCTGGTACTATGTCCCCCTTCGAGCATGGTGAGGTGTTTGTCCTTGATGATGGTGGAGAG GTTGATTTGGATTTAGGAAACTATGAGCGTTTCATAGATGTTACTCTGACTAGGGACAACAATATCACCACTGGAAAGATATATCAG TCTGTCATTGAGAAGGAGAGAAAGGGCGATTATCTTGGAAAGACAGTCCAG GTTGTCCCTCATGTAACCGATGAAATAAAACAGTGGATACAGTCAGTGTCCTCTGTTCCTGTGGATGGGCAGACTCGTCCAGCTGATGTTTGTGTTATTGAGCTGGGAGGCACTGTAG GTGATATTGAGTCAATGCCATTCATTGAAGCTTTGCGCCAATTGTCCTTCTCTCTTG gCAAGGAGAATTTCTGCCTAATACATGTTAGCCTTGTTCCGGTATTGGGTGTAGTTGGTGAGCAG aAAACTAAGCCAACGCAACACAGTGTACGGGAACTGAGGGCCTTGGGTCTGACTCCTGATCTTCTAGCATGCCGGTCAGCGCAG CCACTAATAGGATCTGTTAAAGAGAAGCTTTCACAATTCTGCCATGTCCCG GTTGAGAACATACTTAACATCCATGATGTTCCAAATTTATGGCACGTCCCACTTATTCTGAGA AATCAAAAGGCTCATGAAGCTATAATTAAACAGCTAAATCTTGCAGG GTCTGCTGGACCACCTGAGTTACGAGATTGGACAGAGATGGCTGAGTCATATGACAACCTTAAGAACTCT GTTAAAATTGCTTTAGTTGGGAAGTATACTAACTTGACAGATTCTTATCTATCGGTGGTGAAG ATATGTGcaaaatgcagtttcaagtattttatggtgactacaatgttttgtatgtgccaaatggagtag